GGACCTAGCTCCTCGACGACGGTGTCGAGCGCCGTCACCGCACGCTCCACGCGCGCCAGCACGATGGCTCCTTCAAGCGCGCTGATCATCAGCACCGCCAACGAAGCAGCGCGCGCCGCCGGTACGCCCATCTGCTGCAGCGCGGACACGATGGGCTTCCGCCACTCCACGAACGCGTCGTTCGCACGCTCTCGCAACGGCTCGCTCGACGCCGCTGTGTCGGCAACTGTGGCTACTAACGGACAGCCGTAGTCGTAGCCGATCTCGAGGAACTCTGCGCGCCAGTACTCGACTACCGCGGCGAAGAGCGCGGACGGCGTCGGGTCCGCGAGCGCATCCATGGCGCGCGTGACGCGGCGCGCGGCGTAACGGCCGGTCCAGTCGATGGCCTCGCCGAACAGCTGTTCCTTACCGCCCGGGAAGTAGTGCTGCAGCGATCCCCGCGGCGCTTCGGCATGCGCCACTACCTCGCGCATCCCGGTGCCGCTCAAGCCCTGCGTACGCAGCAACTGCGCAGCGCTGTAGACCATCCGGTCGCGCGCCGGCCGTTCCGTCATCGAGCGTCTCCTCCGTGACCGTCAGCTCGTACTCGTTCTCGCCGCAGTACCCCGGGACGAAGCGGAAGCCGCACGCCCGCAGCAATCCTTCCGCAGCGACGTTGCCCTCCTGCACGGTGGCGTGCAGTTTCCAGCCTCGCCACCGCTCCGCGGCCAGTTCGATCAGGCCGCGTCCGATACCCCGCCGCTGCCACGGGTCGGCGACGAGCAGCCCCAGTTCGACGCGGCGGCCGTCTTCCGGGACCGCGTTCAGCAGCCCGGCCGGCGCGCCCGCGACCTCGGCGACGAGCGCGGTGCCGGCGAGGAGGAACCGCTGATAGCGGGACAGGACCGCCTCCGGTTCGATCGGGCCGCCGAGAGTGAACCGGCGGCTCAGCGATTCCGGCGAGCAGGCGCGGACGAGGTCGGCCGCGGAACCGGCGGTGGCCGGTCGGACGGCTGTCATGACAGTTGTCATAACCGGAGGGTGGCACACCGCCGTGGCTATGACAAGCGTCATGGGCGATGTCACGCTGCCGACACGGCTCACACGGGCCGCGGGTCCCGGGACCGGCGGACGGCCACCGGTTTCGGGCAAGGAGAATTCACTGATCGTATCCGCGATACCCCATCGGCGGTAATTCCACCGATTAATCGGGCCTTGACCACGATGCGTGTCCGCCGGGCCTCTTCGGGTGAAAACGGTTCCCGATACCTTCCGGGAACTCGTTTTTTCCCTATATTTTCCTGGACGCTCCGGCCAGCGAGCAAAGGAGAAACGGCCATGACCCAGTCGCTCGAGGTTCCGACGAAGGAATTCTGTCTCGACTGGACGATGGACGGGGCCAATGGCGGCCGGGTGCACTTCACCCTGTCCGGCCAGGTGAGCCTGTTGGACGGCAAGCGGTTCTACAAGGTCGACGGCGTGTTGTACATCGCGGACGGCAGCGCGTACTGCCGGGAGATCGGGAACCCGAGGCTGTACGTGCGGCGCAACGGCGTCGAGGAGTCCGGACGGCAATGGGGCTGGGAAGCGATCAGTTCCCGCAAGAGCGCTAACCGGCTCTGCACAATGGACGGCTATTTCGTGCGCACGGGCTACTGGGCGCCCGCCGATCGCAGCATCCAACTGGGAATCGTCGCCGAACACGGGATCACCCGGCGTCGTTCGCACAGCCCGACGACGACGATTCGACTGGTCGACTGAACAGTTCCCGAAGAGCGGGATTTTCGCCCCGGTTTGCGCCCGGCAATGGCCCGATTCCGGACCGGAGAACAGCGCACGTTTTCGCGTCAGCCCGGGCGGGCCCGGCCATCCGGGGCGCCGCGAGGGAAACCCCGGGTTGCCCGCGGGCGAACTTCCGGCGCACAGTCGCGTCCGCAGCCGGCGAGCCAAGATCGCTTGCCCGCCAAGGCGAACCGCGCGAATCAGACGATCCGCCGAACACCCGCCGCGGCGAACCGCCCGTACCGCAACCCATCCGCGCCCGGGTCCGGCGAAAGATCAATCCAGGCAACGCGTACTGGTCCCGCGCGGCATTGGCCTGGACCATTCGCGCGGCCCTTACCTCCGCTCGTCGTCACCCACACGGGTAGTCCCGGGCATGGAGGTAAGCGAAAACACACCGGATCCCCAGGAAAAACGCGAAAAACGTTGTGCGGGACACAGCGCTCGCGCGCGCGAAAGAGGACCATGGAGGTCATGCGGAACAGGACTCGGGCAGGCAGACCACCACACCCTGGTAAACGATTGCTCCGACGGCTCGGCGCCGTGCGCAACCCGCTCGTGCGACGGTCGGACCGGATCGAAGGCGTGCTCGCCGGGATCGTCACGCTGCTGGCGCTCATCGCGATTCCCTTCGCGATGATGATCGGCAGCGAGGACATCGCCGCGGAGACCGCCGCGTCGGACGCGCAGCTGCAGTCGCGGCACCAGGTCACCGCCACGGTGCTCACGACGGCCGCGCAACCGGCCGCTTCCGTCGGCGACAGCGCGCCGATCGCGAACACCGCGCGCGTGAACGCGGTCTGGAAGCCGCCGCACGGCGCGCAGCGGACCGGCGTCATCACGGTGCCCGCCAGCTCCGCGACCGAGGGCTCGACCACCGACATCTGGCTCGACGACAGCGGCAAGCAGACCACCGCCCCGCTGACGCACGCGGACGCGGTTACCAACGGCGTGCTCGTCGCGGCCTTCTGCTGGCTGTGCGCGGTCGGCGTGCTCGGCGGCGCGTTCTGGGCGGCGCGGCGAGTGCTGGACCACCGGCGCGCGGCCCGGTGGGCGGCTGAATGGGCCCAGTTCGCCGGTCCGGAAGCGGTTCGCTGACAACGATGGTTCGCGTCGGAGGTTCCGCACCCGGAAGCCTCCGGCGCTCGCGGTCGGCCGTACGGGCACACTCCGTCGGACCGGAAGCGGTTCGCTGACGACCCGCCGGAAGTACCGAAGCCAGCGCGCTCGGCGGCCGAATAGGCGCAGTTCGCCGGACAGCTCTGCACGATGCGCGCGGGAGGTTGCGCATCGGCAGGTCTCCGGTGGTAGCGCGGGCCGAAGCAGGGTTCCGCACCGGAAGGCCTCCGGAGCTAGTACAGCCGGCTGCCGATCCCGGCGAACGAGCGCAGTTCCCTCCACGTATGCGTAACTGCCCCGAGAAGCGTCGAATCGCTGACCCGGCGAGCGGCGTAGTGCGCCGGGCCCGGAGGCAGTTCGCTGACACGTCTGCTGCCTCCGGGCCCGGCCTCGGCGGACCGAGCGGGGCGACACCCCCAGCGCCGCCCCGGGCCGGTACTACGCCTGCCGCTCTGCCCGGAATGTGGCGAGTTAGCCACCAGCTATCTCGTTGAGGCACAGTCTTGTGGAGCCCTCCGGCGATTGTCAACTGTGAGCTAATCTGAGATAGTCGCCTTAGCTGAGAGCAATCAGCTGCAACTGGAGGGGCGTAGCAGCATGTCCGAAGACATTCAGCCGGCGGATGCCCGGCCCACCCTGGCCTCCAGACTCGACGACCTCTTCCGCACGGTGCGCCCGCAGGGGAGGCACTGGACGAACGCCGAGGTGGCAGCCGAGCTGAAGCGGGCGACGCCGGAGCTGAAGGTCGGCGCGGTGTACTTGTCTCAGCTGCGCACGGGCAAGCGGACCAATCCGTCTCAGGAGCTGCTGGCCGCGCTGGCGAAGTTCTTCGGGGTCTCGGTCGCGTACTTCTTCGACGACGACGTCGCCGGGTCGGTGCTGTCCGAATTGGCGGCCGTGGAGGCGATGCGCCAGGCAGGCGTCCGCGCGGTCGCGATGCGCGCGGCGGGCATGCGCGAGGAAAACCTCCAGGCGATCACCACGATCATGGACCAATACCGCAAGATGCAGGGGCTGCCCCCGGTCACGGACGAAGCGGCACAGTGACCGGCACCCCGTCCGAAGCCCCGCAGCGACGCGAACAGCTGCGGCGGATGCGCGACGAAGGCGCCCGGCGGATCGCTGAGCTCGACCTTCCGCCGAAGTACGACCTGGCCACCCTCTGCGCCCGCCTTGGCGAAATCCGCGAGCGGCCGATCACGCTCGTGCCGCTGCCGATGCCCGCGTCGCACCCGTGCGGCATGTGG
The nucleotide sequence above comes from Amycolatopsis sp. AA4. Encoded proteins:
- a CDS encoding GNAT family N-acetyltransferase; protein product: MTAVRPATAGSAADLVRACSPESLSRRFTLGGPIEPEAVLSRYQRFLLAGTALVAEVAGAPAGLLNAVPEDGRRVELGLLVADPWQRRGIGRGLIELAAERWRGWKLHATVQEGNVAAEGLLRACGFRFVPGYCGENEYELTVTEETLDDGTAGARPDGLQRCAVAAYAGLERHRDARGSGACRSAAGIAAALLPGR
- a CDS encoding helix-turn-helix transcriptional regulator, with protein sequence MSEDIQPADARPTLASRLDDLFRTVRPQGRHWTNAEVAAELKRATPELKVGAVYLSQLRTGKRTNPSQELLAALAKFFGVSVAYFFDDDVAGSVLSELAAVEAMRQAGVRAVAMRAAGMREENLQAITTIMDQYRKMQGLPPVTDEAAQ
- a CDS encoding TetR/AcrR family transcriptional regulator; translation: MREVVAHAEAPRGSLQHYFPGGKEQLFGEAIDWTGRYAARRVTRAMDALADPTPSALFAAVVEYWRAEFLEIGYDYGCPLVATVADTAASSEPLRERANDAFVEWRKPIVSALQQMGVPAARAASLAVLMISALEGAIVLARVERAVTALDTVVEELGPVLDAAVDKRRRR